One genomic region from Clostridium saccharobutylicum DSM 13864 encodes:
- a CDS encoding MurR/RpiR family transcriptional regulator produces MLLINKMENANLTTVEKDIAKYIIDHQEELEKLSTRAIAKATYTSSAAVIRLAHKLGFEGYNDLKKQYLEEKVYLNSHFENIDANIPFSQDNNIMSVAGAIKEVMIESANDTLSLIHHESLQQAIKILHKSNHIYVFGFGAYVPLATIFQMKMSRIKKHVVVQSFVGEESYQADMLNQDDCAIIISYSGENSSLINVASLLKENNIPIIVITSIGENSLSSYSMCLLYMSTREKLFSKIANYTSEYSVALILDILYSCYFRLNYQKNLDYKIKHSKKVEVTHFSENEIIKE; encoded by the coding sequence ATGTTATTAATAAATAAGATGGAAAATGCAAATTTAACAACGGTTGAAAAAGATATTGCTAAGTATATTATTGATCATCAAGAAGAGCTAGAAAAATTATCAACACGTGCTATCGCAAAAGCGACATACACATCATCAGCTGCTGTTATTCGTTTAGCACATAAATTAGGCTTTGAAGGATATAATGATTTAAAAAAGCAATATCTTGAAGAAAAAGTCTATTTAAATTCTCATTTTGAAAATATAGATGCCAATATTCCTTTTAGTCAAGATAATAATATTATGAGCGTTGCTGGTGCAATTAAGGAAGTTATGATTGAATCAGCAAATGACACATTATCACTTATTCATCATGAGTCATTGCAACAGGCTATAAAAATATTACATAAGTCAAACCATATTTATGTATTTGGATTTGGTGCATATGTACCTCTTGCTACGATATTTCAAATGAAAATGTCGCGTATTAAAAAGCATGTTGTTGTTCAAAGTTTTGTAGGAGAAGAATCATATCAAGCTGATATGTTAAATCAAGATGATTGTGCGATTATCATTTCTTATTCAGGAGAAAATTCTAGTTTAATCAATGTTGCTTCTCTACTTAAAGAAAATAATATTCCTATCATTGTTATAACAAGTATAGGAGAAAATAGTTTGAGTTCATATTCAATGTGTTTACTTTACATGTCAACACGTGAAAAACTCTTTTCAAAAATTGCGAATTATACATCAGAATATTCAGTTGCTTTAATACTAGACATCCTATATTCCTGCTATTTTAGATTAAATTATCAAAAGAATTTAGATTATAAAATTAAACATTCTAAAAAAGTAGAAGTTACACATTTTTCAGAAAATGAAATTATTAAGGAGTAA
- a CDS encoding helix-turn-helix transcriptional regulator, with translation MLERIAQKFEERNVVMSWNCDTEIDHALEKLGQDFPHLNWDFSPDPSSGNNELISHWLGEKSEEVMVCAFKGKKIEERFHRQDFFFIHFAYHGDYDALSANYNNRITVKEGDCYIGQPYSGYAVKRDSDHECIILGVLIRKETFFREYLSALSADSSMLNFFLEPQKNKYAEEFVHLEIPASSPIWQLLNVMILEYAHKTEDSQKILKPMVMSLAMYLSYEYKRQHLPTGTTLIDRILEYIESHSDSVTLNDIASHFGYHPVYISRVLPEKTGKTFSALLAESRMRRAKLLLDHTDLSIEKIADMLGYSNSSNFYKAFKQYYGTSPRQL, from the coding sequence ATGCTTGAAAGAATTGCTCAGAAATTTGAAGAAAGGAACGTTGTTATGTCTTGGAATTGCGATACCGAAATCGATCACGCATTAGAAAAGCTCGGTCAGGACTTTCCGCACCTCAATTGGGACTTTAGCCCGGATCCGTCCTCAGGAAATAACGAACTGATTTCGCATTGGTTGGGAGAGAAATCCGAGGAAGTTATGGTGTGTGCATTTAAAGGGAAAAAAATTGAGGAGCGTTTTCACCGCCAGGATTTTTTTTTCATTCATTTTGCTTATCACGGAGATTATGATGCATTAAGCGCCAACTATAACAATCGGATCACGGTAAAAGAAGGAGACTGCTATATCGGTCAGCCCTACAGCGGCTATGCTGTTAAGCGGGATTCTGATCACGAATGTATTATTCTCGGAGTACTGATTCGTAAAGAAACCTTTTTCCGGGAATACCTAAGTGCGCTCTCAGCAGATAGCTCCATGCTTAATTTTTTTCTGGAACCACAGAAAAACAAATATGCAGAAGAGTTTGTTCATCTGGAAATTCCAGCTTCTTCGCCAATCTGGCAGCTACTGAATGTCATGATTCTTGAATATGCTCATAAAACAGAGGACTCACAGAAAATTTTAAAACCTATGGTCATGTCCCTTGCAATGTATCTTTCCTATGAGTACAAGCGTCAGCATCTACCTACTGGCACGACATTAATTGACCGGATTCTTGAATATATCGAATCACACTCTGATTCTGTAACATTGAATGACATTGCATCCCATTTCGGATATCACCCCGTCTATATTTCCCGTGTTTTGCCGGAAAAGACAGGGAAGACCTTTTCTGCTCTGCTAGCTGAATCACGTATGCGAAGAGCCAAGCTATTATTGGATCATACCGATCTTTCCATTGAAAAAATTGCTGATATGCTCGGATACAGCAATAGCAGCAATTTCTATAAGGCCTTTAAACAGTATTATGGTACTTCTCCTCGTCAGCTTTAA
- a CDS encoding iron-containing alcohol dehydrogenase produces the protein MMDLVTRKFKLKGIEHMYNFDFYMPTKVLFGAGKLQELHTEVLPGKKALIVTSNGSSTKKFGYLDALEKELDLAGVTYEIFDEIRPNPTNRNIMDGAMKAKKTGCEFVVALGGGSVMDSSKCIALMMTNTGDIWDYSYSVNGGKKNPEKDAAPIVAITTSAGTGSEVDCCAVLSNDEVSEKSGFLVPSMFPVLSVVDSNLMMSVPPKFTAFQGMDAFFHAAESVINKNEHPMGEMFALKAIELIAANLPVVYRDGSNQEARANMALANSLAGYYMLITSAHTMEHTMGSYHENLIHGAGLIMISHDYYDFFAERKAAEEQMIKMAKAMGVENPTSGKDFIRALDELIEAVGCKDLRMSDSGIKEEELAKYPKRIHEVLGGDITADPLPLTDEDYLEIYKKSYR, from the coding sequence ATGATGGATTTAGTAACAAGAAAGTTCAAATTGAAAGGAATAGAACATATGTATAATTTTGATTTTTATATGCCGACAAAAGTATTATTTGGAGCAGGAAAACTTCAGGAGCTGCATACAGAAGTGCTTCCGGGAAAGAAAGCCCTGATCGTGACATCCAACGGTTCATCTACGAAGAAGTTCGGATATCTGGACGCGCTTGAGAAAGAACTGGATCTTGCGGGAGTTACCTATGAGATTTTTGATGAAATCCGTCCAAATCCGACAAACCGTAATATTATGGATGGTGCAATGAAAGCAAAGAAGACAGGCTGTGAGTTTGTCGTTGCACTTGGGGGAGGATCCGTCATGGACTCCAGCAAATGTATCGCACTCATGATGACCAATACGGGTGATATCTGGGATTACAGTTATTCGGTAAACGGAGGAAAAAAGAATCCGGAAAAAGATGCCGCTCCAATTGTCGCTATTACCACTTCAGCAGGAACGGGAAGTGAAGTGGATTGTTGCGCGGTGCTCAGCAACGACGAAGTAAGTGAAAAATCCGGTTTTTTAGTTCCATCAATGTTCCCGGTGCTGTCTGTTGTTGATTCCAATCTGATGATGAGTGTACCGCCTAAATTTACAGCTTTTCAGGGAATGGATGCTTTTTTCCATGCAGCTGAATCTGTGATTAATAAGAATGAGCATCCGATGGGAGAAATGTTTGCTCTGAAAGCTATTGAACTGATTGCCGCCAATCTCCCAGTTGTATATCGTGATGGAAGCAATCAGGAAGCAAGAGCAAATATGGCACTGGCTAATTCACTTGCGGGCTACTACATGCTCATCACATCAGCACATACAATGGAACATACCATGGGATCCTACCATGAAAATCTGATCCACGGTGCTGGTTTGATTATGATTTCTCATGATTATTATGATTTCTTTGCAGAACGTAAGGCTGCAGAAGAACAGATGATCAAAATGGCAAAAGCAATGGGAGTGGAGAACCCGACATCCGGAAAAGATTTTATCAGAGCATTGGATGAACTGATCGAAGCAGTCGGATGTAAAGATCTCCGCATGAGTGATTCAGGAATCAAGGAAGAAGAGCTCGCAAAGTATCCGAAGAGAATACACGAGGTGCTCGGTGGCGACATCACCGCAGACCCGTTACCGCTTACGGATGAAGATTATCTTGAAATCTATAAGAAATCCTATCGTTAA
- a CDS encoding flavin reductase family protein — MMKDLGPSGANYGHPMPVLMVGTYDKNGTVDVMNLHWCTMSEGGHLTLCLGESKKTHENIKKMGAFTVALVNPSLMKEADYFGIMSGYRVPDKFARTGLNAVKSAHINAPIIEGSPLVYECELSEIVKTGHFHAVIGKIINVVADESVLDKNGRLDAKKTEMVLFDSFSNNYVTLGEKAGEAWKEGRKYV; from the coding sequence ATGATGAAAGATTTAGGTCCAAGTGGTGCAAATTATGGACATCCAATGCCGGTTTTGATGGTTGGAACTTATGATAAGAATGGAACAGTTGATGTAATGAATCTGCATTGGTGTACGATGAGCGAGGGCGGTCATTTGACATTATGCCTTGGTGAAAGCAAAAAGACGCATGAGAATATAAAAAAAATGGGTGCTTTTACAGTTGCATTAGTTAATCCATCACTTATGAAGGAAGCGGATTACTTTGGAATTATGAGTGGATATAGGGTGCCGGACAAGTTTGCAAGAACTGGTTTAAATGCGGTAAAGAGTGCACATATTAATGCACCAATTATTGAAGGCAGTCCTTTGGTATATGAATGTGAGCTTTCGGAGATTGTAAAAACAGGTCATTTTCATGCGGTTATTGGTAAGATTATCAATGTAGTGGCAGATGAATCTGTTTTAGATAAAAACGGTAGACTTGATGCTAAGAAAACAGAAATGGTATTATTCGACTCATTCAGCAACAACTATGTTACTTTAGGTGAGAAAGCTGGTGAGGCTTGGAAAGAAGGCAGGAAATATGTGTAA
- a CDS encoding flavin reductase family protein → MMKNLGPNAFGYGYPAPVLMVGTYNDDGTVNVMNLHECARTNAGHLACFIGPRSKTHENVEKKRAFTIALVNQNLIKEVDYFGTVTGYTNPDKFARTGLKAKKSQFINAPIIEGSPLVIECELIEVIYKNNFTTVLARIVNIAADESVLDNRGRIDSQKTGMLFFDAFSNSYIALGEKVGTAWSDGKKYL, encoded by the coding sequence ATGATGAAAAATTTAGGACCAAACGCATTCGGATATGGTTATCCTGCACCAGTTTTAATGGTTGGAACTTATAATGATGATGGAACAGTGAATGTGATGAATTTGCATGAATGTGCAAGGACGAATGCTGGTCATCTCGCTTGTTTTATCGGTCCACGTAGTAAAACACATGAGAATGTTGAAAAGAAACGTGCATTTACTATTGCACTCGTGAATCAGAATTTGATAAAAGAAGTTGACTATTTTGGAACAGTAACTGGGTATACAAATCCAGATAAATTTGCGAGAACAGGTTTAAAAGCAAAGAAGAGTCAATTCATCAACGCTCCAATCATCGAAGGAAGTCCGCTTGTCATAGAATGTGAACTTATAGAGGTAATATATAAAAATAATTTCACTACTGTACTTGCAAGAATTGTCAATATAGCTGCAGATGAGTCAGTGTTAGATAACAGAGGCAGAATCGATTCCCAGAAAACAGGCATGTTGTTCTTTGATGCGTTTAGCAACAGTTATATTGCATTAGGCGAGAAAGTTGGAACGGCTTGGAGTGATGGTAAAAAATATCTGTAA
- a CDS encoding Rrf2 family transcriptional regulator: MKFSVGVEYAIHCLLYMVSLEEGKSVGIRDLATFQGVSETYLSKVYAKLSKLGIIKSVPGAKGGYALARDAEKISFWDIVEAVEGSESFFQCAEIRQNNILLDKDNLPDSHTKCPCLIKVVMLEAENEMRKYLSNKTLAWLYDEVYNKKLPKDAEKTMIEWFNNSKK, translated from the coding sequence ATGAAATTTTCAGTAGGAGTGGAGTATGCAATACATTGCTTATTATATATGGTAAGCCTAGAAGAAGGTAAATCTGTGGGAATAAGAGATTTAGCCACATTTCAAGGTGTCTCGGAAACTTATTTGTCAAAAGTATATGCAAAGTTAAGTAAGTTAGGAATTATAAAATCCGTACCTGGTGCAAAAGGCGGTTATGCATTAGCTCGTGATGCAGAAAAAATATCATTTTGGGATATTGTTGAAGCAGTAGAAGGAAGTGAATCATTTTTTCAATGTGCAGAAATTAGACAGAACAATATATTATTAGATAAAGATAATTTACCAGATTCGCATACTAAATGCCCATGTCTTATAAAAGTTGTAATGTTAGAGGCAGAAAATGAAATGAGAAAATACTTAAGTAATAAGACATTAGCATGGTTATATGATGAGGTATATAATAAAAAGCTTCCAAAGGATGCTGAAAAAACGATGATTGAATGGTTTAATAATAGTAAAAAATAA
- a CDS encoding pyridoxamine 5'-phosphate oxidase family protein yields the protein MFTEKFFEILNHEGVVSIVTCSNNEAHVVNTWNSYLIIVEGNKILIPAAAMIKTEENINVNPKVKLTLGSKEVMGYQYPGTGFLLEGTAKFLKDGDNFKMMKEKCPFLTRTLEVTVTSCKQTL from the coding sequence ATGTTTACAGAAAAATTTTTTGAAATACTAAATCATGAAGGAGTAGTTTCTATCGTAACTTGCTCAAATAATGAAGCTCATGTAGTTAATACATGGAACAGCTATTTAATTATTGTAGAAGGAAATAAAATCTTAATTCCTGCTGCCGCTATGATCAAAACAGAAGAAAATATTAATGTTAACCCTAAAGTTAAATTGACTCTTGGTAGTAAGGAAGTAATGGGTTACCAATATCCAGGAACCGGATTTTTACTTGAAGGAACCGCTAAATTTCTAAAAGATGGAGATAACTTTAAGATGATGAAAGAAAAGTGTCCATTCCTTACAAGAACATTAGAAGTTACAGTTACCTCTTGCAAACAAACATTATAA
- a CDS encoding 4Fe-4S binding protein, whose translation MPRRIIKSDCVGCGTCQRVCIIGCITEEKARKRTINESACVDCGACELACPEKCISQK comes from the coding sequence ATGCCTAGAAGAATCATTAAATCAGATTGTGTGGGTTGTGGAACTTGTCAGCGGGTATGTATTATTGGATGTATCACAGAAGAGAAAGCTAGAAAAAGAACAATCAATGAATCTGCTTGTGTTGACTGTGGAGCTTGTGAACTTGCTTGTCCTGAAAAATGCATCTCTCAAAAATAA
- a CDS encoding winged helix-turn-helix transcriptional regulator yields MNSFEDKYGACGMRYTMSVVEGKWKWIILWKIYKAKVIRYNKLRYSLEPISHKTLSAQLKELEISNLIHREQYNEVPPRVEYSLTEEGITLVPILELMSKWGNEHIKK; encoded by the coding sequence ATGAATAGTTTTGAAGATAAATATGGAGCATGTGGTATGCGATATACAATGTCTGTAGTCGAGGGAAAATGGAAGTGGATTATACTATGGAAAATATATAAAGCCAAGGTAATAAGATATAATAAATTGAGATATAGTTTAGAACCTATTTCTCATAAGACATTAAGTGCACAACTAAAGGAACTAGAGATCAGCAATCTGATTCATAGAGAACAATATAATGAAGTTCCACCTAGAGTTGAGTATTCTTTAACTGAAGAAGGAATTACATTAGTACCAATTCTTGAACTTATGAGTAAATGGGGTAATGAACATATTAAAAAATAG
- a CDS encoding flavodoxin family protein, producing the protein MKVIAINGSPRKNKNTVTILNKALEGAASRGAETELIHLYDQNYKGCVSCFACKLKDGKSYGKCALKDDLTPILEKVSNADAIIFGSPIYLHSVTGAMRSFLERLIFQYLVYDKDHSSLFQRKIPAGFIYTMNVTNEQFKSEYENDLKSLQVYIEKTFGSFESLAVNDTYQFNDYSKYVSSLFDEKKKRKVKEEQFPKDCQNAFNMGVRFVEQANM; encoded by the coding sequence ATGAAAGTAATAGCAATTAACGGAAGTCCAAGAAAAAATAAAAATACTGTTACTATTCTCAATAAAGCACTTGAAGGAGCAGCTTCACGTGGTGCTGAAACAGAGCTTATTCATCTTTATGATCAAAACTATAAGGGGTGTGTAAGTTGTTTTGCTTGTAAATTAAAAGATGGTAAAAGTTATGGAAAATGTGCTTTAAAAGATGATTTAACACCTATTCTTGAAAAAGTTTCAAATGCTGATGCAATTATTTTCGGTTCTCCAATATATTTGCACTCAGTTACTGGAGCTATGAGATCTTTTTTAGAAAGACTTATATTTCAATATTTAGTTTATGATAAAGATCATTCAAGCCTATTCCAGAGAAAAATACCAGCAGGATTCATTTATACAATGAATGTAACTAATGAACAATTTAAATCTGAATATGAAAATGATCTTAAATCTCTGCAAGTATATATAGAAAAAACTTTTGGTTCTTTTGAATCCTTAGCTGTTAATGACACATATCAATTTAATGATTATTCAAAATATGTTTCATCATTATTTGATGAAAAGAAAAAGAGAAAAGTTAAAGAAGAACAATTTCCTAAGGACTGTCAAAATGCATTTAATATGGGCGTACGATTTGTTGAACAAGCTAATATGTAA
- a CDS encoding DUF2326 domain-containing protein has translation MRLVNLVVKEGLSNQIIRNIPFNKSGLSLIVDETNSKESGSNIGKTTAVKVIDLCLGAQSASSLYKEKDTGENHIVKDFLEKNKVFAELTSVIDDKKYTFKRCLYKNGKSSINGEEVKNITEYREKLNNIIFKNANNKPTFRQLIAKFIRLENSNESSLLKYLGTYCKNYQYQAIYSYLYGIDTSKSKNVDILSLNEAIDKDIEAIFRKNGVGSLSEFEAKINLMKEEVNKFKKAYSEVTVIEEYKDKTQEIDDILTKINKLEGIYAKGKLKVDLMKEKIKREQEKIFSVDHKLLKKLYNETKIYIDKPLMDFKELEQFHNGMVNKRIGMLKESLKELSDDLKKVEGELNNLRIEYEANYVEFNIEIKDKFEEKYNEFSINKIKLENFMNDYNYIELKQKEKKDNLSKKVEENSDDEEKEDIKKILNKYFKVLTDEIIGEPFAILLNENDDEFPIKIIGMNGKPGTGIKKAMITCFDLAHINLIINKGYHMPVFEIHDKLENIDLKELNNIIRETRKFTGQYIFPILNDRIDQLGIKDEEIVLRLSTTDKFFRI, from the coding sequence ATGCGATTAGTTAATTTAGTTGTAAAGGAAGGTTTATCAAATCAAATAATTAGAAATATACCATTTAATAAGTCAGGACTTTCTTTAATAGTAGATGAGACTAATAGTAAAGAAAGTGGAAGTAATATTGGAAAAACTACAGCTGTAAAAGTTATAGACTTATGTCTAGGAGCACAATCTGCATCAAGTTTATATAAAGAAAAAGATACAGGAGAAAATCATATAGTAAAAGATTTCCTGGAAAAAAATAAAGTATTTGCTGAATTAACAAGCGTTATAGATGATAAAAAATATACGTTTAAAAGATGCTTATATAAGAATGGTAAAAGTTCTATAAATGGAGAAGAAGTAAAAAATATTACAGAGTATAGGGAAAAACTAAATAATATAATATTTAAAAATGCAAATAATAAGCCTACATTTAGGCAATTAATCGCAAAATTCATTAGATTGGAGAACTCTAATGAAAGTTCATTACTTAAATATTTGGGAACTTATTGTAAGAATTATCAGTACCAAGCTATTTATTCATATCTATATGGAATTGATACTTCTAAGTCTAAAAATGTTGATATTTTATCGTTAAATGAAGCAATAGATAAAGATATTGAAGCTATATTTAGAAAAAATGGAGTAGGTTCATTAAGTGAATTTGAAGCAAAAATAAACTTAATGAAAGAAGAAGTCAATAAGTTTAAAAAGGCTTACTCAGAAGTAACAGTAATAGAAGAATATAAAGATAAGACACAAGAAATAGATGATATTTTAACAAAAATCAATAAGTTAGAAGGAATCTATGCTAAAGGTAAATTAAAGGTTGATCTAATGAAAGAAAAAATAAAGAGGGAACAAGAGAAGATATTTTCAGTAGATCATAAGCTATTAAAAAAGTTATATAATGAAACTAAAATATATATAGATAAACCTTTGATGGATTTCAAGGAATTAGAACAATTTCATAATGGAATGGTAAATAAAAGGATTGGAATGCTTAAAGAATCATTAAAAGAATTAAGTGATGATTTAAAAAAAGTAGAAGGGGAACTAAATAATTTACGCATAGAATATGAAGCAAATTATGTTGAGTTTAATATAGAAATCAAAGATAAATTTGAAGAAAAGTATAATGAATTTTCAATAAACAAAATAAAGTTGGAAAATTTTATGAATGACTATAATTATATAGAACTTAAACAAAAAGAAAAGAAAGATAATTTAAGCAAAAAAGTAGAAGAAAATAGTGATGATGAGGAAAAAGAAGATATCAAGAAAATCTTAAATAAGTACTTTAAAGTATTAACTGATGAGATAATAGGAGAACCATTTGCTATTCTATTAAATGAAAATGATGATGAATTCCCTATAAAAATAATAGGTATGAATGGAAAGCCAGGAACTGGAATAAAGAAAGCGATGATTACTTGTTTTGATTTAGCTCATATAAATTTAATTATAAATAAAGGATATCATATGCCTGTTTTTGAAATACATGATAAGCTAGAGAATATAGACTTAAAAGAATTAAATAATATAATTAGAGAAACTCGTAAGTTTACAGGGCAGTATATCTTTCCTATACTAAATGATAGAATTGATCAATTAGGGATAAAGGATGAAGAAATAGTATTAAGACTCTCAACAACAGATAAGTTTTTTAGAATTTAG
- a CDS encoding ABC-three component system middle component 6 yields the protein MIVDFDDDPRNSILYSSSIILEYLKHNENSKRLDSVFKYCLNKKMEYSVFFLSVDWLFLLGVIKEINDRNELVLCD from the coding sequence ATGATTGTAGATTTTGATGATGATCCTCGTAATTCAATTCTATATTCTTCTAGTATTATATTAGAGTATTTAAAGCATAATGAAAATTCAAAGAGATTGGATAGTGTATTTAAATATTGTTTAAACAAAAAAATGGAGTATTCAGTATTTTTTTTATCAGTCGATTGGCTATTTTTATTGGGAGTGATAAAGGAGATTAATGATAGAAATGAGTTGGTTTTATGCGATTAG
- a CDS encoding LysR family transcriptional regulator, with amino-acid sequence MLDFRINTFLTVCEYMNFTKASEVLCITQPAVSQHIKYLEKSYDTKFFEYEGKKIRLTKSGKIFYETATTMKHDEQYLKEKITEEKLGVTSLKFGATLTIGEFILPQKLSDYLNRNNNMKMTMISANTEELLHKLEHGEIDFALVEGYFTKSEYDFVVYSSENYICVSGKDYSFKKQPHVLEDLLQETLIVREKGSGTRDIFEKNLERQNLTLNDFSKVIEIGNINAIKHLVKNNNGITSLYEVAVKDELENGTLKKIEIEDLQKTHDFYFIWRKNSAFKSLYQKLVEEF; translated from the coding sequence ATGTTGGATTTTAGAATAAACACATTTTTGACTGTATGTGAATATATGAATTTTACTAAAGCATCAGAAGTATTATGTATTACACAGCCAGCGGTATCACAGCATATTAAATATTTAGAAAAGAGTTATGATACTAAATTTTTTGAATATGAAGGTAAAAAGATAAGACTTACTAAGTCAGGGAAGATATTTTATGAAACAGCTACTACAATGAAACATGATGAACAATATCTAAAAGAAAAAATTACTGAGGAAAAATTGGGCGTGACAAGTCTCAAATTTGGTGCAACTCTTACAATTGGAGAATTTATATTACCACAAAAACTCAGTGATTATTTAAATAGAAATAATAATATGAAGATGACTATGATTTCAGCAAATACCGAAGAACTTCTTCATAAATTAGAGCATGGTGAAATTGATTTTGCATTGGTAGAGGGGTATTTTACAAAAAGTGAATATGATTTTGTTGTATATTCAAGTGAAAATTACATTTGTGTTTCGGGAAAAGATTACTCATTTAAGAAACAACCACATGTATTAGAAGATTTACTTCAAGAGACATTGATCGTAAGAGAAAAAGGATCAGGCACACGAGATATTTTTGAGAAGAACTTAGAAAGACAAAATCTTACTTTAAATGATTTTAGTAAAGTTATAGAAATAGGAAATATTAATGCAATAAAACATTTAGTTAAAAATAATAATGGAATTACATCTTTATATGAAGTTGCAGTAAAAGATGAACTTGAAAATGGAACTTTAAAAAAAATAGAAATTGAAGATTTGCAGAAAACTCATGATTTTTATTTTATATGGAGAAAAAATAGTGCCTTTAAAAGTTTATATCAAAAATTAGTTGAGGAATTTTAA
- a CDS encoding YeiH family protein, giving the protein MNFIKKNYKGLLLCLLIGFIAWFLGKKFSIIGGPVFGILLGLIIALFPRKSSFEDGIKFTSKKILQYAIVLLGFGMNLFQIFKVGSQSLLIIISTISTALIVSYLVSKLMKIPSDVSILVGVGSSICGGSAIAATAPVIDANDEAIAKSISVIFLFNVIAAFLFPILGNILGFNDIGFGMWAGTAINDTSSVVGAGQTWTSAHGNDIALNYATIVKLTRTLAIIPITLSLALYRSKKNSTTAVKLSKIFPWFILFFLLAAIISTVFNMGSSATKPLTEAGKFFITMAMCAIGLNTNIIKLIKTGGKPIIMGLCCWISIAFVSLFVQHLLNIW; this is encoded by the coding sequence ATGAATTTTATAAAAAAGAATTATAAAGGTTTATTACTTTGTTTGTTAATTGGCTTTATTGCTTGGTTTCTTGGAAAAAAATTTTCAATTATAGGAGGGCCGGTATTTGGTATTTTATTAGGTTTGATAATTGCACTTTTTCCACGTAAAAGCTCTTTTGAAGATGGAATTAAGTTTACATCTAAAAAAATACTACAATATGCAATTGTCTTACTTGGATTTGGAATGAATCTTTTTCAGATATTTAAGGTAGGCAGTCAATCATTATTAATTATAATCTCAACAATTTCAACTGCACTAATTGTTTCATATTTAGTAAGTAAATTAATGAAAATCCCTTCAGATGTGTCTATTTTAGTAGGTGTAGGATCATCCATATGTGGTGGATCAGCAATTGCCGCTACTGCTCCAGTTATCGATGCGAATGATGAGGCTATTGCAAAATCAATTTCTGTTATCTTCTTATTTAATGTAATTGCTGCATTTTTGTTTCCAATCTTGGGAAATATATTAGGCTTTAATGATATCGGCTTCGGAATGTGGGCTGGAACTGCTATAAATGATACTTCTTCTGTAGTTGGTGCAGGGCAAACATGGACAAGTGCTCATGGAAATGATATAGCTCTAAATTATGCTACAATTGTTAAACTTACAAGAACTCTTGCCATAATTCCAATTACATTATCACTTGCTTTATATCGTTCTAAAAAAAATTCAACTACTGCAGTTAAATTATCAAAAATATTTCCATGGTTTATTTTATTTTTCTTGCTAGCTGCTATTATAAGTACAGTATTTAACATGGGCAGCAGTGCTACAAAGCCATTAACTGAAGCAGGTAAATTCTTCATTACAATGGCAATGTGCGCAATTGGACTAAACACTAATATTATAAAATTAATCAAAACTGGTGGAAAACCAATTATTATGGGCCTTTGTTGCTGGATAAGCATTGCATTTGTTAGTCTTTTTGTACAGCATCTATTAAATATCTGGTAA